AACCGTATAATAGTAATGCCATCTGCTAGTGGGTCCATATAAGTCTGAAATGCAATTAGATTGACCATCCTCTACTTTTTATTAGATTGCATCATTCGATTACAGACTTGGAAGTAGAACCCACATTTTACTATGATTACGGAACACAAGTAAAGAACAAAAAGTAATTAAATGGACCCACTTTTTACATAAccattgatttattatgttATCTTTGAGATAAACGTGGCCCAAATTCTCTATCTCacatattataaaaacaaaaaataaaaaaaataaacataaaaaatatttttttgaaaaaaaaaagaaattgaaagtcCTTCCATGTGAGAAAGATTGACATTCCTCTATAAAGCTCAACCAAACATTCTCTCCCCTTCACACACACATTTCCAATTTTCTAAAGCTACCTCTCACCATGGCCACTCTTTCTTGCCGACCTTCCGATTTGGCGCCACTCCTCGGCTCCACAGCCACCACAAATTCCACCGCCATAGCCGAGTTCCTATGCTCAAGATTCACCACCATAGCCACAACTTTCAACTCCACCACCTACGCCGTCGACAACACCTACCTCCTCTTCTCCGCCTACCTCGTCTTCGCCATGCAGCTCGGCTTCGCCATGCTTTGCGCTGGCTCGGTCCGTGCCAAAAACACCATGAACATCATGCTCACCAACGTCCTCGATGCCGCCGCCGGTGGCCTCTCATACTACCTCTTTGGCTTTGCCTTTGCCTTTGGTGCCCCCTCCAACTCCTTCATCGGCCGCCACTTTTTTGACCTCTCCGATATCCCCAACCCCTCCACTGATTATAGCTTCTTTCTCTATCAATGGGCCTTTGCTATTGCTGCTGCAggtatatattaattatatctaaaTTTCTTCTATTCTTCATACTTACAAACTTCCCTTTATCAATATTAATATTCGACCTAAAATTAAATGGTACTAcaacattttaattcaaaacacACTGCTAAATCATCgatgaattcaattttttttattgcttaCTCTGAAgtaatttttatttgtatttttaaaccTTCAAAACTTGTGTGGCTGTAAATAGATtgaataatttttgttttattttatgttcATGACATCCCAATTttgttggagaaaaaaaatttagaccACCCATTTGGTAAgtgtttagtttttgtttttagttttgaaaattaagcctattacttctcaatttcttataataatttgcagAACAGtacttgaattcttaaccaaattccaaaacaaaaacaagttttcaaaagctatttttttcctattttcaaattttaagacatATGTGGTGTCTATAAGCTTAATAATTTTCAACAACAAAAAagcaaaaaccaaatagttacggaatgagattttaaaaatttaggtaaaagtagttagatttttttttaaaaaaaatacatttaagaTCCATCTAATTTGGAGGTGGACTTAGTTATATACATTTCAATGAAGCAAAATAAAGAATCTCCTTCTTTGCAGTTAAACTCAAAAGTTTTTTTCAATCTCAAGGGAGAGAGTGTGTGTGAATAAGTATTGAGCTCCGACAAAAAGTGAAAAGCTTAAATGAACGTACTTTTATAAATGGATTGTAACAAATAGTATTGTTTCATTCATATTCTTAACAGGCATAACCAGTGGCTCCATAGCTGAGCGAACTCAATTCGTCGCCTACCTCATCTACTCCACTATTCTAACCGGCTTTATCTACCCTATAGTCTCTCACTGGTTCTGGTCTGCTGACGGTTGGGCCAGCCCAACCCGACCCAGTAACCTCCTATTCAACTCAGGTGCAATCGACTTCGCCGGGTCAGGTGTGGTCCACATGGTTGGTGGCATAGCTGGTCTCTGGGGAGCTTTAATCGAAGGCCCACGAATCGGTCGGTTTGACCGATCGGGTCGATCCGTCGCCCTACGTGGTCATAGTGCATCACTCGTAGTCCTTGGCTCCTTCCTCCTTTGGTTTGGCTGGTACGGATTTAACCCCGGCTCATTCCTAACAATCTCCAAATCCTACAATGACGGTCGTCCTTACTACGGACAATGGAGTGCCATAGGTCGAACTGGAGTCACCACAACACTAGCTGGATGCACAGCTGCCTTAACAACCCTCTTTGCAAAGCGCTTATTAGTTGGGCACTGGAATGTAATTGATGTGTGCAACGGTCTCTTAGGCGGGTTTGCCGCCATCACATCCGGTTGCGCCGTTGTGGAGCCATGGGCCGCAGTGATATGTGGATTCGTAGCATCGTGGGTGTTAATTGGGTTAAACAAGCTAGCCGAGAGGGTTAGCTATGACGACCCATTAGAGGCAGCACAATTGCACGGTGGGTGTGGGGCGTGGGGTTTGATATTCACTGGACTATTTGCGACAAAGAAATATGTGGGGGAAGTATATCAAGCTGGGCGACCGTACGGATTGTTGATGGGTGGCGGACGGAAGCTACTGGCAGCACAGGTGGTGGAGATAGTTGCGATTGTCGGGTGGGTGTCTGTGACAATGGGGGGCTTGTTTTATGGGCTAAACAAAGCGAAACTATTGAGAATATCAAGGGAAGATGAAATGGCAGGGATGGATTTAACGAGACATGGGGGGTTTGCTTATGTATATAATGACGAGGAAGATCTATCAGAGAAGCCGTCTGGCTTCATGATGAGAAGGATTGAGCCTACGGATGCTAGTTCTCCTGAGGAGCATACTTCTTCTGGGATGGGGGCTGTTTGATAAAGATTTCAAATCTAGAGTTAATGTGTTTGTCGTAGTTTAGTTGAAACCTCAAGTGTTAACTATTTGTCTCATACTTGTTAGTTGATGTAGAAGTATTCAAAAGAACAAtattagattataaatataCGTTTTGATTCCTTTCTGAAGTTAAATGAAGAGTAGGGGAGCTTAAACCTTCAACATAATCGAGAGCTAAGTAATGAAGCATTTCAGAatgaattaaaacaataaaacaatGGTGAAACACATATCTAAATCTACACGATGTACTAATTTGTAGCGAGAGGTAACCATGAACATGATTGAATTTTGTCTTGCGCTTTGAAAGTAATAAGAACAAAACTAAGGTGTTAGATATAAAGGAAAACACTAAGGGGCGGTTTGAGGCGTTGAGTTGAGATAAAATGTCTAGAGTTCATATGTATGTGGAGTTTATATATCtatggagttcatatgtttgtgtttgaGGTAAGAGTTATTTGGTataagttcatatgtctgtgtttggggtacCAGTTCATATGTCTAGGATATCTGGTGGAGTATTTTTAATTGTAAGGtcatgtttggtaaccattttgttttttgtttttatttttgaaaaataagtttatagacattacttccatctccaaattttttcctttgctatctactttttaccaatgattttataaaacaagcaaaattttgaaaaaaaaaatagcttttaaaaaattgtttttgtttttgaattttgactaACAATTCAACCACTGTACTTATAAAATAttgcaaattattataagaaatgggGAGGAAATaaggttaattttcaaaaaccaaaaataaaaaatgaaatggttaccaaacgagacttAAATAATCTACTTTTATGATtactttttgttttgaaactttttcattcaataattttacccattttttgtttgaataaagtatggattgcaattttttttcttttaatttttaaagctttaatttctttctttcttttttcagtAATGAATAGAAATTAACCCACTACATTTTTTtcagaaatatggttaaataaaatgagaaagtaaagagaaatcaaaacttttgattcctaatttttccccatgaatttcatcatcgtcttcttccttttcatcttcttcctattgtttgtttgtatttttactttgtcatgatttttttattgaattttcctCCATCATCTTAGTAGCCAATGGAATGCCAACACATTTCTTCTACAATTTTACTTTCAgttcctccaaatttggaggatcatcaaaGAACAAATCTCCAAATTTGGAGTTTGTTCATCTGAGGTGGTTGTCGAAACACGGagttggttgttggagttgCTCGCTCTATGGTGGTCGTCGAAATTGATCAtcaaaggtgattttcatcTGAGTTTGTAGTCAGAGGTAGTTATCGGAGCTTACGAAGGCGGTTGTCGAAGGTGGTTGCCAAAGCCTGAAATTGATTGTCGGAGTTGGTCGAGTGAAGGTGGTCGTCAGAGTTGGGTCACCGaaattgtcatcggaggtggttgtcgaagcctagAATTGGTAGTTAGAgttagtcgcatgaaggtgACGGTCGGAGTCAGTTGCTGGAGTtttcatcgaaggtggttgtgaCAACAATAGTTGTCGACAGTGGTCGATGGGTAGAGCAATTGAAAATATTAGAATAAGGGAGAGTTGGGGCGAGTTGGtgaaatataccaactcatctctaccaacatttaaagttggtgagcGAAACATTGAGTTGacatattataccaactcaactcaactcaactcatataGGTGAGCCAAATATCCCCTAAGGGaaataaatgatttaaaaagatAATGAGAGAAAAGTGAGATTCAAATCGTTTCAATCTTCAGGGAGAAATTGCGTCCACCTTTGCTCCCTTAATTAGTTTGCTCAACTAGACCCAAACACGATCTAGCATGCAACCTAGctatgtttgtttgtttttctttttttttcaagtgaAAGAGGTTAAGTTCTATGCAATCAAATTGTGCTTACAGTCTACCCTATTGACACTCACAACATGAATCGAATTCAATACCTATTCAACTCTATTTGAGATACCTTTATGAGACtaacaaattaaacaaatattttggTGGCTAATTTAAAAGCTAGATAAATGAACATGCAATTATAGTGACTCACTATAGGTGTTACCCTATTTCTAAGAGTCGAACAAAATCCTCTGTCTAAGCCTTTTCCCTATATTGATGTTATGACAATTgtatattatctaatttttttcaatattagaCTCAACATCcaactaatttaaaaataagcaagaaaatcaataaaagaaaatgagcaCTTAAGTGTTGAACAAAGTAAAGGGATACAAGTGGAACTTTTATTTCTTCCTTAGGCTACCCACatatttgaatcccaagaaaAAGGCTTAGTTCATAATAGAAAGTAAGAACTCATATTAATATGAActaattttccaaaataaatgaTGCTAAAAAAGTAAGTAAAGAACATAAACTAAAACTGTTAAGaacaagaaaaatacaaataagatgaaaaaataGGTAAAATCTCTTTCAAGATTAACAAATTAAACTCTCTTACACTTGTTCGTTTGAAACAAGCATCTGAAGAAGGATATGCAAATTGTGCATAGGATTGAAGTAATAGTTTTCCAAGGATCTCGAGCAAACCATGCGAAAAGTATAGGAAAATTTTTGAAGTTTCTCCGAGGATGTGAGACATGATAATTTAGGGAAGAGTATGTCACCTTTTATAGGCCTCCAAAAGATAAGGTTTTCTCCAAATTAGCCTCGGAATCAATTCTTATTAGTCTTCGTAAAGATATTGGAGATTTGATTTGATCTGATCTGATTTTGGTAAAAATTTTGCAAATCCCAAGATTTCTACACATATTTTCATAAAGTCAGGTTGCAGTAGCAACTTGGGCGCAATGTTGACACTTCTTTGTTGATTCTGCGTTCTGTCATCTAATGGGTTGCAATCACAATTTGACTAATCCAGATAATCTCATTGTTTAAGTGTTGTTAACAGATATATGTCGATAAATATCATTGGCAAGCTATTAATGGCTAATGAGGATGTTAAAAGGACCATGTCCTATGGACTGCAGAATTCAAAACAATTGTCTAAACAAGAAGTAACTCTCATTGGGCATAGGTCTTTGTCTGGTCTGTATTCACCATTTTTGACAACGCAGTGAGTATATGGTTCTAATTGATGcgtttaaggaagcaatttatttGAGTGACTTAGTTGCTGAGTTTGGTATAAGTTTGGAAACAATTTGGTTATTCATTGTGATAATCAAAGTGGAGTTTTTTCTTTGTCAAAGAATAAAACCTATCATGAGAGAACCAAATAATTGATGTTAGGTTTCATTTTTTCAGAGACGTCATTGTTGAAGGAAATATCAAAATTGAGAAGATTGCCTCTATAAATGCAGCATGTGCATTGACTAATTCTCTACGTATTCAAAAACTTGAGAGCTATTTGAAGCCTCTCAAGATTGGTACTATGTTTGTTATTGATTGAAAATgttatctttctttttattaatatgtttttcttttcttagtatTTATCTAGAAAGGTGGAGAATTGTTGTTTTGTTGCTAGCTAAAGTGGCTTGACATTTTGGATGTTTGATATTGTTCAAGTTGGCTTTTCTGAACATGTCATTTCTTTTCCAGTAACATTGAAGGTTGGAATCTAGTGATCTTTGTTGGGTCAATTGAAAACAAGAATTTGTCGGGTTCTTACAATCAAATAAAATCTATCATTACCAATCTAAACAAGCACTACTACTAAGTAGTATCAATAGATAAACTAGGTGGATTCGTAAAGAAGCACGATAATAGTCTTGAACCAATTAAGTTTCTAGCTAAAGCAGTAAAGGGAGGAGGAGTTGGTGTGGATTTTGAGAATGTAAAGTGTGGAAAAATAAAGTGCGAAAAAGTAAAATGAGAGAAAGAAATTACGAGAAAATAAAAGCAGCTTAGCTTAGGAATTGGAATATTCCCAATTTTTCGATTGATCATAGGATTTCTAAAGATAAAGATAATTATTATCGTAGTCACAAGCTTCCAAATAGGGGGGTAAGTGGTTCGCGTTCTCCCATAATCTAACTTACAACCCTCAGGTATACAGACACACTACTCATCAACTAGGTCGAAATACTTTTTGAAAAGGTTATTGaagattattatatataatatatcggtcggtttgatttttcaatttattttttatccaACCCGAACCAGgtaaaaaatgttttattttatatattttcaaccTAAAACTACCAAATCGATCAATTTCAGCCTCAACCAATGAGCGATTTTGGTCGATTTAAGCGGGTTTttcgatttttcaatttttcgaTTTTTCTCCACACCCCTACCAAATACATTAATTAAGTACTTACTTAAACTAGATGCTTGAGTGATTGGGTTCGGTAGCATCCATAAAATTCTCATATCCACATTAAGCCTAGAGGATCCCTAAGATGATTGGACTTAGATAACCTAAGTCAGTAATCGATATTGTTCTTAGATTAAACCAATCATGCAATGTTGTAAATTGGACCATTCTGAACAACCTATCAATCTATacacaaacatgctttaattcATGATACTTGACGATTAAACTCATAGCTAATTATCACCAACTACAAGTTAATTTTTAGCTAGCAAGTAACTATGAAAGGATGATCAAGCCTAACATAGTACAATACATAGAAGTTAGAATACATTCAACAACCACAAACATTCAAcgataaatctaaaattaagaACAAAATCCCCACAATGAACAATGAGTTTTTTCATACTTCTAAGCAAGCAAACTTACCTTAGCCACAAATGAGGTCAAAGGTTGAAAACATAAGCCAAAATAGCAAAAGAGCAATTAAAATAGAGAGGAAAAGGGAAGGGGGTTGAGAGAGATTAGGGGAATCTAAGATGGCTTGACCTAAATGAAAAGAGGGATATATATAAAACTACCTTGCAGCACCATGACACCATGAGGGGCCTTCAATGCAGCAGTGTCGCGATGCTGTGTCACTTTTATAGCACTTGAATATTGTATTGAGCAACACCTGGATGCTAGGCCCAAAGGGTATTTttgtcttttcttcttttctttgacCTAATTACTTCACTAGGGCTCCAATGATCTGTTTTAGCTTATTTTCATCCTAATGATTGAATCTACCTCTTAGGTGCACGAATTCTacaaaattatcaattaaacacattaaaccACATAACAACCTCGAATTAAATTGAGTGAGATAACACATTTCATGTACTATCACCAAACATACTGGTTCAAATCCAACACTATTTTTTAGCTAGTTGTTGTGTGATTTTTACATAATACAAAACAACTAGTGTACAATGTTAAGTTTTAGTATTGTGATTAAGTTCAATTATTGTCCACTGGATTGAGCCATTAATTTAGTTAAGTATCACAACTACATCTACcatattttatataaagaaCTAGACTTAAAGTtagattatttaattaacaatACTCCTCTTACTGACCAGTGTAGACCACAATTGGAGAGATGACTTAGAAAAGTGACTTCATGTATTTGAATAGTAAATTCAACCAAGAAGATACTTGTTATTAACTTCCTCTCTCAAGCTTAGTTAATTCTCCTACTTAGAGTTAAAATCTAACATATTTGTATGATTTGTTTTAAGACAAGCACGGCATCATAAATCTTCAATTAATTACTTCTATGAGTACCCCCAATCTGTCTCATCTTTCATAATGAGTATGAAGGGAATAGAATTCCCATAGCGGAAACACTTGATCGCCTCGTTTCTAAGAATTTcgttttgaaaaaaatttaaaacagcGAAGACGAAAACAGAAGATAAACATACATAAGActaaacattcttttctacaTAAAAATAAAGAGAGGTAAGAGAATGGTATACATACCCTTGAATAATCATTCTTCTTATTTTCCTCTCTGGTGAGACCACAAACTCCTCTGTGAAAAACTCAAACACCATGAACAGCAAAAACCCCACGAACTCAGCAGCATAAATGCAATCGAATGGACATCACCAACCTTGTTATCCTCAAGGTGGGGATCAAGCAGAGTGTATGGACTtacatgttaattttttttttcttgagagaAAACACAGAAGGAGAAGATGAAGTAAGAGAGAGCtttttttgcaaatgaattttACGTTATCATGAATCTGATCTCCTCTATCCCATTTTCATTTGAGAGATGTGAGTGAGGGAGTTGTCAAATAACTCCTCGCATCCATCGTGAAATAActctattttagttttaatttaattatattaatatcattaaatacaaccatatattatatcccatataatctataacatatagtttattatatcacacataatatcacttatagtttatattctctcatataatctatagttttaatatgaatcatattccaattaattttaacctgtagtttttatatgaatctcatt
This DNA window, taken from Benincasa hispida cultivar B227 chromosome 6, ASM972705v1, whole genome shotgun sequence, encodes the following:
- the LOC120080190 gene encoding ammonium transporter 1 member 2-like is translated as MATLSCRPSDLAPLLGSTATTNSTAIAEFLCSRFTTIATTFNSTTYAVDNTYLLFSAYLVFAMQLGFAMLCAGSVRAKNTMNIMLTNVLDAAAGGLSYYLFGFAFAFGAPSNSFIGRHFFDLSDIPNPSTDYSFFLYQWAFAIAAAGITSGSIAERTQFVAYLIYSTILTGFIYPIVSHWFWSADGWASPTRPSNLLFNSGAIDFAGSGVVHMVGGIAGLWGALIEGPRIGRFDRSGRSVALRGHSASLVVLGSFLLWFGWYGFNPGSFLTISKSYNDGRPYYGQWSAIGRTGVTTTLAGCTAALTTLFAKRLLVGHWNVIDVCNGLLGGFAAITSGCAVVEPWAAVICGFVASWVLIGLNKLAERVSYDDPLEAAQLHGGCGAWGLIFTGLFATKKYVGEVYQAGRPYGLLMGGGRKLLAAQVVEIVAIVGWVSVTMGGLFYGLNKAKLLRISREDEMAGMDLTRHGGFAYVYNDEEDLSEKPSGFMMRRIEPTDASSPEEHTSSGMGAV